Proteins from a single region of Mucilaginibacter daejeonensis:
- a CDS encoding GDSL-type esterase/lipase family protein produces MKRPYLIALMAAVVFCSFIAKEKPKLDLIFIGDSITQGNRVPGDTPPDHTAKYLRATDKFSRVRVANCGVSGRTTYNFLPGTDLYKKVKAAADTMYTDAQSTLVFSVMIGTNDSAIKGPKGAPVAPQQYRTNVKTIADSLLERYPRARIVLNYPIWYSDNTHNTSLYMKEGQDRVNLYKLQIDTLVSIYKKANPHHVYKGDTQAYDYFKQNYLTDLKPETGGDGTFYLHPNHKGDLVLAEYWGKAILKAIK; encoded by the coding sequence ATGAAAAGACCTTATTTGATCGCCTTAATGGCTGCAGTTGTATTTTGCTCGTTCATAGCCAAAGAAAAACCAAAGCTTGACCTGATTTTCATTGGCGACAGTATCACCCAGGGTAACCGTGTACCAGGCGATACCCCGCCCGATCATACTGCCAAGTACCTGCGCGCCACTGACAAATTCAGCCGCGTGCGTGTGGCTAACTGTGGCGTAAGCGGACGCACCACATACAACTTTTTGCCCGGCACAGATCTGTACAAAAAAGTAAAGGCCGCTGCCGATACGATGTATACCGATGCGCAAAGCACGCTGGTGTTCTCGGTCATGATCGGTACTAACGACAGCGCCATCAAAGGTCCTAAAGGAGCGCCGGTAGCCCCCCAACAGTACCGCACCAATGTGAAGACCATTGCCGATAGCCTGCTGGAGCGTTATCCGCGTGCGCGTATCGTGCTCAATTACCCGATCTGGTACAGCGACAACACGCACAATACCTCTTTATACATGAAGGAGGGGCAAGACCGCGTGAACCTATATAAGCTGCAGATCGATACCTTGGTGAGCATCTACAAAAAGGCCAACCCCCACCATGTATATAAAGGCGATACGCAGGCTTACGATTACTTTAAGCAGAACTACCTGACCGACCTAAAACCGGAAACAGGCGGCGATGGCACCTTTTACCTGCACCCCAACCACAAAGGCGATCTGGTATTGGCTGAGTACTGGGGCAAGGCGATCTTAAAGGCGATCAAATAG
- the ruvB gene encoding Holliday junction branch migration DNA helicase RuvB, producing MNEHLDPNAERLNTTERDIEKVLRPQAFEDFTGQHKILANLRVFVQAARLRGEALDHVLLHGPPGLGKTTLSHIIANEMGVGIKITSGPVLDKPGDLAGLLTNLEPGDILFIDEIHRLSPLVEEYLYSAMEDFKIDIMLESGPNARSVQLSLNPFTLVGATTRSGLLTAPLRARFGINSRLEYYDAKLLTTIILRSSSILRTPITDEGAYEIARRSRGTPRIANALLRRTRDFAQIKGNGEIDTPIAQYALNALNVDEHGLDEMDNKILLTIIEKFKGGPVGLKTIATAVGEDEGTIEEVYEPFLIQEGYLMRTSRGREATENAYKHLGFTKPGVGPTLF from the coding sequence ATGAATGAGCATTTAGACCCTAATGCCGAGCGCCTGAACACCACCGAGCGCGATATAGAAAAGGTTTTGCGTCCGCAGGCTTTTGAGGACTTCACCGGTCAGCATAAGATCTTGGCCAACCTGCGCGTGTTCGTACAGGCGGCCCGTTTACGGGGCGAGGCGCTTGACCACGTATTGCTGCACGGCCCTCCGGGACTAGGCAAGACCACCCTATCACACATCATTGCCAATGAGATGGGTGTGGGCATCAAGATCACCTCGGGGCCGGTGCTGGATAAACCCGGGGATCTGGCCGGTCTGCTCACCAACCTTGAGCCGGGCGATATCTTGTTCATTGATGAGATACACCGACTGAGCCCCCTGGTAGAGGAATACCTTTACTCGGCCATGGAAGATTTTAAGATCGATATCATGCTGGAGAGTGGCCCTAATGCGCGGTCGGTACAATTGTCGCTTAACCCGTTCACGCTGGTGGGTGCTACTACCCGGTCGGGATTGCTGACGGCTCCGTTGAGGGCACGTTTCGGGATCAACTCGAGATTGGAGTATTATGATGCTAAGCTGTTGACCACTATCATATTGCGTTCATCATCCATCCTGCGTACTCCTATCACCGACGAGGGCGCCTATGAGATCGCCCGCCGTAGCCGTGGTACCCCACGTATAGCCAATGCCCTGTTACGCCGTACCCGCGATTTTGCCCAGATCAAAGGCAATGGCGAGATCGATACCCCGATAGCCCAATACGCCTTGAACGCCCTGAACGTTGACGAGCACGGCTTAGATGAGATGGACAATAAGATCCTGCTCACCATCATTGAAAAATTCAAAGGCGGACCGGTAGGCCTAAAGACCATTGCCACCGCGGTTGGCGAGGACGAAGGTACCATCGAAGAGGTATACGAACCTTTCCTGATCCAGGAAGGCTACCTGATGCGTACCTCGCGAGGCCGTGAAGCTACCGAGAACGCTTATAAGCATTTAGGTTTTACCAAGCCGGGTGTTGGGCCGACGCTTTTTTAG
- a CDS encoding polysaccharide deacetylase family protein, producing MFNIYSSVAAACAFCLVACNSGKAENKVADTTVTTQTTTSTTSEVAAAPGKKASNAEIMARKQVPVLCYHQIRDWRPKDSKTAKDYIVPVASFKEKIKMLADSGYHTILPDQLYAYLTTGAALPSKPIMLTFDDTDLDQFTVANPELKKYGFKAVYFIMTVSIGRPHYMSKEQIKQLSDEGNVIGSHTWDHHNFKKLTGKDWEIQLDKPTKKLEEITGKKIEYFAYPFGLWNEQNLPELHKRGFKAAFQLAEKRDANDPLMTIRRILDSGYWSAKTLHNSIKNSF from the coding sequence ATGTTCAACATTTATTCGTCAGTGGCTGCGGCATGCGCTTTTTGCCTTGTAGCCTGCAACTCCGGCAAAGCCGAAAACAAGGTGGCCGATACTACCGTTACCACCCAAACCACCACCAGTACCACCAGTGAAGTAGCCGCAGCACCTGGCAAAAAAGCCAGCAATGCCGAGATCATGGCCCGCAAGCAGGTGCCTGTACTGTGCTACCACCAGATCCGCGACTGGCGCCCTAAAGATTCAAAAACAGCAAAGGACTATATCGTACCGGTAGCGAGTTTTAAAGAGAAGATCAAAATGCTGGCCGATAGCGGTTATCATACCATACTGCCAGATCAATTGTATGCCTACCTGACCACTGGCGCGGCCTTACCCAGCAAGCCCATCATGCTTACTTTTGATGATACCGACCTTGACCAGTTCACGGTAGCCAACCCGGAGTTAAAGAAGTACGGTTTTAAGGCTGTGTATTTTATCATGACGGTATCCATCGGTAGGCCGCATTACATGAGTAAGGAACAGATCAAACAACTGAGCGACGAGGGCAACGTGATCGGCAGCCATACCTGGGATCACCACAATTTTAAAAAGCTGACCGGTAAGGACTGGGAGATACAATTAGATAAACCAACCAAGAAACTTGAAGAGATCACCGGCAAAAAGATCGAATACTTTGCCTACCCGTTTGGCTTGTGGAACGAGCAGAATCTGCCCGAACTACACAAACGCGGCTTTAAAGCAGCCTTCCAACTGGCCGAGAAGCGTGACGCCAACGATCCGCTCATGACCATCCGCCGTATACTGGACAGTGGTTACTGGAGCGCTAAAACATTGCATAACAGTATCAAGAACAGTTTCTAA
- a CDS encoding SpoIIAA family protein, with translation MLQFINDIPDHVVGIHAIGEVTKADIDEVLIPRLDDLVKRQGEINYLLVLETEVQNFTAGAWLDDVKAGLKHFTKWKRVAVVTDQKSVEWFTSHVFKFLIPGTAKGFSLDKLDEAVKWIAEE, from the coding sequence ATGCTTCAATTTATTAACGATATACCTGACCATGTGGTAGGCATTCACGCCATAGGCGAGGTGACCAAGGCCGATATAGACGAAGTGCTGATCCCACGTTTGGATGACCTGGTGAAACGGCAAGGCGAGATCAATTACCTGCTGGTGCTGGAGACCGAGGTACAGAATTTTACTGCCGGTGCATGGCTTGACGATGTGAAGGCCGGCCTGAAGCATTTTACCAAATGGAAGCGTGTGGCTGTGGTGACCGATCAAAAAAGCGTGGAGTGGTTCACCTCGCACGTATTCAAATTTTTGATACCTGGTACGGCAAAAGGCTTTTCGTTAGATAAGCTTGATGAGGCCGTGAAATGGATAGCCGAAGAATAG
- a CDS encoding ExbD/TolR family protein, with amino-acid sequence MAELNATPAGNAGKKPVRKTQSLRVDLTAMVDLAFLLVTFFMLTTTLNKPKAMDLAMPDQSDDGRIAVADSRSVTLCLGNNAKLLMYQGLERTPQVLTYNKESLRKALVEAKQNIYANTGKDAVILVKPSDRSKYGDLVNVLDELNITQNTRYAVTDITDQDIDLLKKRSIY; translated from the coding sequence ATGGCTGAGCTCAATGCAACTCCTGCTGGCAATGCTGGCAAAAAACCTGTACGCAAAACTCAGAGCCTACGGGTAGATCTGACCGCCATGGTAGATCTGGCTTTCTTACTGGTCACCTTCTTTATGCTGACCACCACCCTGAACAAGCCCAAGGCCATGGACCTGGCCATGCCCGACCAGTCTGATGATGGCAGGATCGCCGTGGCCGATAGCCGTTCGGTGACGCTTTGCCTGGGTAACAACGCCAAATTGTTGATGTATCAGGGTCTGGAACGTACGCCACAGGTGCTTACCTATAATAAGGAGAGCTTGCGTAAGGCACTGGTAGAGGCCAAGCAAAACATATATGCCAACACTGGCAAAGATGCGGTGATACTGGTAAAGCCAAGCGACCGCTCTAAATATGGCGATCTGGTGAACGTGCTCGATGAGCTGAACATCACCCAGAACACCCGCTACGCCGTGACCGATATCACCGACCAGGATATTGACCTGCTTAAAAAGCGATCGATCTACTGA
- a CDS encoding 3'-5' exonuclease, giving the protein MTLNLKRPLAFFDIEATGANIGTDRIIEIAIIKMLPDGTEQSKTWVVNPGMPIPLETSLIHGFYDEHVKDAQLFAAVGTEIAEFIGDADLAGYNSNKFDIPMLMEEFLKAGVSFDLSARHFVDVQNIFHQMEQRTLKAAYQFYCQKDIVNAHSAEADARATMEVLLAQVERYKDSEFVDKKGNKTIPVQNEVAALHEFTNMQRAVDFVGRMVYNEAGEEVFNFGKHKGKRVTDVFDVEPSYYAWMMQGDFPLYTKQKLKEIYDRWIQARPPRPAQPKPAPADGGNQQGEKKPFQKPFNKQQPYNKPPQQQQQRPYKKPDEPAKPVNEDMLQALANKFKKS; this is encoded by the coding sequence ATGACATTGAACCTCAAACGCCCGCTCGCCTTTTTTGATATTGAAGCCACGGGCGCCAATATCGGCACAGACAGGATCATCGAGATCGCGATCATTAAGATGTTACCTGACGGAACCGAGCAAAGTAAGACCTGGGTAGTGAACCCCGGAATGCCTATCCCACTCGAGACCTCGCTTATACATGGCTTTTATGATGAGCATGTAAAAGACGCGCAGTTATTTGCGGCCGTAGGTACCGAGATAGCCGAATTTATCGGTGATGCCGACCTGGCCGGTTACAACTCCAACAAGTTCGACATACCGATGCTGATGGAAGAGTTCCTGAAAGCAGGTGTATCATTTGACCTAAGCGCACGCCACTTTGTTGACGTACAAAACATATTTCACCAGATGGAACAGCGTACGCTGAAAGCAGCTTACCAGTTCTATTGCCAAAAGGACATCGTTAACGCACACTCGGCCGAGGCTGATGCCCGCGCCACCATGGAAGTATTGCTTGCCCAGGTAGAGCGTTACAAGGACTCCGAATTTGTGGACAAGAAGGGTAATAAGACCATCCCTGTACAGAACGAGGTGGCCGCCTTGCACGAGTTCACCAACATGCAACGTGCTGTGGATTTTGTAGGCCGTATGGTGTATAATGAGGCTGGTGAGGAAGTATTTAATTTTGGCAAACACAAAGGCAAACGCGTTACCGACGTATTTGATGTGGAGCCCAGCTACTATGCCTGGATGATGCAGGGCGATTTTCCGCTTTATACCAAGCAAAAGCTTAAAGAGATATACGACCGCTGGATACAGGCCCGTCCGCCGCGCCCGGCTCAGCCCAAACCTGCCCCGGCCGATGGTGGCAATCAGCAGGGTGAAAAAAAACCTTTTCAAAAACCCTTCAATAAACAGCAGCCTTACAACAAGCCGCCACAACAACAGCAACAGCGCCCATATAAAAAGCCTGATGAACCTGCAAAGCCGGTAAATGAGGACATGCTGCAGGCTTTAGCCAACAAGTTCAAAAAGAGCTGA
- a CDS encoding DUF72 domain-containing protein — translation MLYMRAKRQGKYFSGTSNVVVPVRNKLAYPPEFQEGTKLTYYASLFNSVEVNSTFYKLPMPRTIEKWCAEVEPEFRFTFKLWQEITHTKGQPFDPEKLARFMHVIGHAGDHKGCLLIQFPPSVTFAPMMLNALLSEVVMHDTYRSWAIAVEFRNRSWYQDTTYEMLAAHHAIMVRHDLPASSTPPFDNEDEVVYLRFHGPEGGYRGSYEDDHLYEYAGYINEWMQEGRDVYVYFNNTMGAAVHNLITLDRYVKQLSGK, via the coding sequence ATGTTATACATGAGGGCTAAGCGGCAAGGCAAATATTTTTCGGGAACGAGTAACGTGGTAGTGCCGGTGCGTAACAAGCTGGCCTACCCACCGGAATTTCAGGAGGGCACCAAGCTTACCTATTATGCCTCGCTGTTCAACAGCGTAGAGGTGAACAGCACCTTCTACAAGCTGCCCATGCCACGCACCATCGAAAAGTGGTGTGCCGAGGTGGAGCCGGAGTTCCGGTTTACCTTTAAGTTATGGCAGGAGATCACCCATACCAAAGGCCAACCGTTCGACCCCGAAAAGCTTGCCCGCTTTATGCACGTGATCGGCCATGCCGGTGATCATAAGGGTTGTTTGCTGATCCAGTTCCCGCCGAGCGTTACCTTTGCGCCCATGATGCTGAATGCCTTGCTGAGCGAGGTGGTGATGCACGACACATACCGCAGTTGGGCGATCGCCGTAGAGTTCAGGAACCGGTCATGGTACCAAGACACTACCTACGAGATGCTGGCCGCTCACCATGCCATCATGGTACGACACGATCTGCCCGCATCTTCCACACCACCTTTTGATAATGAAGATGAAGTGGTGTACTTGCGTTTCCATGGACCTGAAGGTGGTTACCGGGGTAGCTATGAGGATGATCACTTGTATGAATATGCCGGATACATCAATGAGTGGATGCAGGAGGGAAGGGATGTATACGTTTACTTTAACAACACCATGGGCGCTGCCGTACATAATCTGATCACGCTTGATCGGTATGTGAAACAGCTTAGCGGGAAGTGA
- a CDS encoding isoprenyl transferase: MGYKDKIDLTRLPEHVAIIMDGNGRWAKGKGKLRVFGHHNGVLSVRDVVEGAGEIGVKYLTLYTFSSENWNRPSFEVTAIMELLISTINKEIKKLMENNVRLNAIGDLDMLPGKCNKELKGAIERTSGNTGLVLTLALSYSSRREMVQATRNIALKVKAGELDPADITEELFAQNLYTHNMPDPELLIRTSGEHRISNYLLWQIAYAELYFTNKLWPDFRRDDLFEAIYDYQHRERRFGMTSEQVN; this comes from the coding sequence ATGGGGTATAAAGATAAGATCGATCTTACACGGCTGCCTGAGCATGTGGCCATTATCATGGATGGTAACGGCCGTTGGGCAAAGGGCAAAGGCAAGCTGCGCGTATTTGGGCATCATAACGGTGTGCTATCGGTACGTGACGTGGTAGAGGGCGCCGGCGAGATCGGCGTGAAGTATCTTACCTTATATACCTTCTCCTCTGAAAATTGGAACCGCCCCAGCTTTGAGGTGACCGCCATTATGGAGCTGCTGATCAGCACCATTAATAAGGAGATCAAAAAACTGATGGAGAACAACGTGAGATTGAACGCCATTGGTGACCTGGATATGCTGCCGGGTAAATGTAATAAGGAGTTGAAAGGCGCTATCGAGCGTACATCAGGAAATACAGGCTTGGTGCTTACGCTGGCCCTGAGCTACAGCTCGCGCCGCGAGATGGTACAGGCCACCCGCAACATCGCACTTAAAGTGAAAGCCGGCGAACTTGATCCGGCCGACATTACCGAAGAGCTTTTTGCCCAGAACTTATATACGCATAACATGCCCGATCCTGAGCTGCTGATCCGCACCAGTGGCGAGCACCGCATCAGCAATTACCTGCTTTGGCAGATCGCTTATGCCGAGCTGTATTTCACCAACAAACTGTGGCCCGACTTTAGGCGCGACGACCTTTTTGAGGCCATTTACGACTATCAGCACCGCGAACGCCGCTTCGGTATGACCAGTGAACAGGTGAACTAA
- a CDS encoding GH92 family glycosyl hydrolase, with protein MKKLCYFLSLLLSTTAFAQQVDRVTDPAAWVNPLMGTDSKPDLSNGNTYPAIGLPWGMNYWSAQTGTMGNGWMYQYAADKIRGFKQTHQPSPWMNDYGQFAIMPLTGRMRFTQDERASWFSHKAEIAKPYYYSVYLADHDVTTELTTTERAAQFQFTFPKTDSSYIVIDALDRGSYIKVFPKQNKIIGYTTRAARSKPVNFKNYFVIYTDKPFALAKAWHGKTLAGKDSLELTTDHAGAIIGFKTNKGEKVHLRVASSLISFEQAELNLQREVGTDSFATTVQKAHTAWNKVLGRLKVEGGSAEQTRTFYSCLYRTVMFPNKLYELDAQNKVVHYSPYTGKTMPGYKFAGTGFWDTFRALYPFLNLMYPSINKEMQQGLISDYVEGGWLPEWSSPGYADIMVGNNSASVVAEAYLKGLRGYDIEKLYEALIHGANNEGPVTATGRYGVKYYNDLGYVPYNVKINESAARTLEYAYDDFAIYQLAKALNKPKAEVELYRKRSQNYRNLFDPQTGLMRGKNKDGSFQSPFSPLKWGDAFTEGNSWHYSWSVFQDINGLATLMGGREKFANKLDSVFSLPPIFDDSYYGGVIHEIREMQIMNMGQYAHGNQPIQHMIYLYNYAGQPWKTQYWAREVMDRLYKGTPDGYCGDEDNGQTSAWYVFSAMGFYPVCPASDQYVLGAPLFKKMTLSLENGKTIVINAPQNSDANRYVNSLNYNGTAYGKNWLSHQNLLKGAVIDVKMQATPNKLRGIKPADEPFSMSTAQ; from the coding sequence ATGAAAAAACTGTGCTACTTCTTATCACTTCTGCTCAGCACCACCGCATTTGCACAACAGGTGGACCGTGTGACCGACCCGGCCGCCTGGGTTAACCCGCTCATGGGAACCGACTCCAAACCCGACCTCTCCAATGGCAACACCTACCCGGCTATAGGCTTGCCATGGGGCATGAACTACTGGTCGGCGCAAACGGGCACCATGGGTAACGGCTGGATGTACCAGTACGCGGCCGACAAGATCCGCGGCTTTAAACAAACGCACCAGCCTTCGCCATGGATGAACGATTATGGCCAATTTGCCATTATGCCGTTGACCGGCCGCATGCGTTTTACGCAGGATGAACGGGCCAGTTGGTTCAGCCACAAGGCCGAGATAGCAAAACCATACTATTATAGCGTTTACCTCGCCGATCATGATGTGACCACCGAACTGACCACCACCGAGCGTGCGGCCCAGTTCCAATTCACCTTTCCTAAAACGGATAGCTCATACATCGTGATCGATGCGCTCGACCGAGGTTCGTATATCAAGGTATTTCCTAAACAGAATAAGATCATTGGGTACACCACCCGTGCCGCCCGCAGCAAGCCGGTCAACTTCAAAAATTATTTTGTGATCTATACCGATAAGCCTTTTGCGCTGGCCAAGGCTTGGCATGGCAAAACACTGGCCGGTAAGGATTCGCTCGAGCTCACCACTGACCATGCAGGCGCCATCATCGGTTTCAAGACCAATAAAGGCGAAAAGGTACACTTGCGAGTGGCCTCATCGCTCATTAGTTTTGAGCAGGCCGAACTGAACCTGCAGCGCGAGGTAGGTACCGATAGCTTTGCCACCACCGTACAAAAAGCACATACTGCCTGGAACAAGGTGTTAGGTCGCTTAAAGGTAGAAGGCGGCAGCGCCGAGCAGACCCGTACTTTTTATTCCTGCCTGTACCGTACCGTGATGTTCCCGAATAAGCTGTATGAGTTAGATGCGCAGAACAAGGTGGTACACTATAGCCCGTACACCGGCAAGACCATGCCCGGCTATAAATTTGCCGGCACCGGTTTTTGGGACACCTTCCGTGCGCTGTACCCGTTCCTGAACCTGATGTATCCATCTATTAACAAGGAGATGCAGCAGGGCCTGATCAGCGATTACGTAGAAGGCGGATGGCTGCCTGAGTGGAGCAGCCCCGGTTATGCGGACATTATGGTGGGCAACAACTCGGCATCAGTAGTGGCGGAGGCCTATTTGAAAGGCCTGCGCGGGTACGACATCGAGAAACTATACGAGGCGCTGATCCATGGCGCTAACAATGAAGGACCAGTTACAGCCACCGGCCGTTACGGCGTAAAGTATTATAACGATCTGGGCTATGTGCCTTACAATGTCAAGATCAATGAAAGTGCCGCCCGAACATTAGAATATGCTTATGATGATTTTGCCATCTATCAATTGGCCAAGGCCCTGAACAAGCCTAAGGCCGAGGTGGAGTTGTACCGTAAGCGCAGCCAGAACTACCGTAACCTGTTCGATCCGCAAACGGGTCTGATGCGTGGCAAAAACAAGGATGGCAGTTTTCAGTCGCCGTTCAGCCCTTTAAAGTGGGGCGATGCCTTTACCGAGGGCAATAGCTGGCATTACTCATGGTCGGTGTTCCAGGACATTAACGGACTGGCCACTCTGATGGGCGGACGCGAAAAGTTCGCTAACAAGCTGGACTCGGTATTTAGCCTTCCCCCTATTTTTGACGATAGCTATTATGGTGGCGTGATCCACGAGATCCGCGAAATGCAGATCATGAACATGGGCCAGTATGCGCACGGCAATCAGCCCATCCAGCATATGATCTACTTATATAACTACGCCGGCCAACCCTGGAAGACCCAATACTGGGCCCGCGAGGTAATGGACCGTCTGTACAAGGGCACGCCCGATGGTTATTGCGGCGATGAGGATAACGGACAAACATCGGCCTGGTACGTGTTCAGCGCTATGGGCTTTTACCCGGTATGCCCCGCGTCGGATCAATATGTGTTAGGTGCCCCTCTGTTCAAAAAAATGACCCTGAGCCTCGAGAATGGAAAGACCATCGTGATCAATGCTCCGCAAAACAGCGATGCGAACCGTTATGTGAACAGCCTGAATTATAACGGAACTGCTTATGGCAAGAACTGGCTGAGCCACCAAAACTTGCTGAAAGGTGCCGTGATCGATGTGAAGATGCAGGCCACACCCAACAAGCTACGTGGCATTAAACCTGCCGACGAGCCATTTTCTATGTCGACAGCTCAATAG
- the queG gene encoding tRNA epoxyqueuosine(34) reductase QueG produces MEQNLLRYSQLIKAEAKRLGFMFCGIAKADFLEEEAPRLESWLKQGNHGEMQYMENHFDKRLDPRLLVDGARSVISLALNYYTDQQQVDPLAPKISKYAYGLDYHDVIKGKLKELLYFIQENIGDVGGRAFVDSAPVLDKAWAKRAGLGWVGKNANLINKQSGSFFFLAELIVDAELAYDIEPTKDHCGTCTRCIDACPTDAIVAPYIVDGSRCISYLTIELKNNIPEEFKGKTDNWMFGCDVCQNVCPWNRFSIAHQEPAFDPHPDLLGMSERDWQDITQETFQEVFRRSAVKRTKFAGLKRNIEFLT; encoded by the coding sequence ATGGAACAGAACCTGCTCAGATACAGTCAGCTGATCAAGGCGGAGGCCAAGCGCCTCGGGTTCATGTTCTGTGGCATTGCCAAGGCCGATTTTTTGGAGGAAGAGGCCCCACGGCTGGAGAGCTGGCTCAAGCAGGGTAACCATGGCGAGATGCAGTATATGGAGAACCATTTTGATAAACGCCTTGACCCGCGTTTGCTGGTAGATGGTGCCCGTTCGGTCATTTCATTGGCCCTGAACTATTATACCGATCAGCAACAAGTAGACCCTCTGGCCCCCAAAATATCCAAATATGCCTACGGGCTCGATTACCATGACGTGATCAAGGGCAAGCTTAAAGAGTTACTATACTTTATTCAGGAGAACATTGGCGATGTAGGCGGCCGCGCCTTTGTGGATTCGGCCCCGGTGCTGGATAAGGCCTGGGCCAAACGTGCCGGGTTGGGATGGGTGGGCAAGAATGCCAACCTGATCAATAAACAAAGCGGGTCGTTCTTCTTTTTGGCCGAGCTGATCGTGGATGCGGAACTGGCCTATGATATAGAACCCACTAAAGACCATTGTGGCACCTGCACCCGCTGCATAGATGCCTGCCCTACTGATGCCATTGTGGCGCCTTATATCGTTGATGGAAGCCGCTGCATCTCTTATCTCACCATTGAGTTGAAGAATAATATCCCGGAAGAATTCAAAGGGAAGACCGATAACTGGATGTTCGGGTGTGACGTATGTCAGAACGTTTGCCCATGGAACCGCTTCTCGATCGCACATCAGGAACCGGCCTTCGACCCCCACCCTGATCTGCTGGGCATGAGCGAGCGCGACTGGCAGGACATTACTCAAGAGACCTTTCAGGAAGTTTTTCGCCGGTCGGCCGTTAAGCGTACCAAATTTGCGGGGCTGAAAAGGAATATCGAGTTCCTGACCTAA